A part of Deinococcus aerius genomic DNA contains:
- the aroQ gene encoding type II 3-dehydroquinate dehydratase, whose protein sequence is MLLVLNGPNLNRLGLREPGVYGTQTLEDLERLCEGWGAELGVTVTCRQSNYEGQLLEWIQDADEHGFTGIVLNPGALTHYSYALRDAIAGQPLPVVEVHISNVDAREEFRHKSVTAAVCKGKISGLGFLGYRLAMEALTEGGA, encoded by the coding sequence ATGCTGCTCGTCCTGAACGGCCCCAACCTCAACCGCCTCGGCCTGCGCGAGCCGGGCGTGTACGGCACGCAGACGCTCGAAGACCTGGAACGCCTGTGCGAAGGCTGGGGCGCCGAACTCGGCGTGACCGTCACCTGCCGCCAGAGCAACTACGAGGGCCAACTGCTGGAGTGGATTCAGGACGCCGACGAGCACGGCTTCACCGGGATCGTGCTCAATCCCGGGGCGCTGACCCATTATTCCTACGCCCTGCGGGACGCCATCGCCGGGCAACCCCTCCCCGTCGTCGAGGTCCATATCAGCAACGTGGACGCCCGCGAGGAATTCCGGCACAAATCGGTGACGGCGGCGGTCTGCAAGGGCAAAATCAGCGGCCTGGGCTTCCTGGGCTACCGCCTGGCGATGGAGGCCCTGACAGAGGGCGGCGCGTGA
- the aroB gene encoding 3-dehydroquinate synthase — protein MRRIEVGGAQPYTVTVGPGLLSQLRVPQRQVALIHPADLPRPFVETVQTTLSPTVTVTVPPRDDCKTLEVYSGVLSRLAQANLPRDGAVVGLGGGAATDLAGFVAASYLRGVAFYTLPTTLLGMVDAAVGGKTGVNLPEGKNLVGAFWPPGAVWCDTDTLATLPPAVFAEGAAEAYKHGLIADPTLLPRVLSPDFRPGGPGLEDTLADAIAVKAGVVTRDLTERGERAFLNFGHTLAHALEAVTDHGVTHGEAVGYGMHYAALLSRALGGADLTRHTLAFLGWQNPQPLPSLTFEDVWPYMARDKKADSEGVRFVLLHDLARPYLARVPGEVLRREFGVWREDVAARVPPVGYGGA, from the coding sequence GTGCGTCGGATTGAGGTCGGCGGCGCTCAGCCGTACACGGTCACCGTCGGCCCTGGGCTGCTTTCCCAGCTCCGCGTGCCCCAGCGCCAGGTCGCCCTGATCCACCCCGCCGATTTACCTCGTCCCTTTGTCGAGACGGTGCAGACCACCCTCTCCCCCACCGTGACGGTGACCGTCCCACCCCGCGACGATTGCAAGACGCTGGAGGTTTATTCGGGGGTACTGTCGAGACTGGCCCAGGCAAACCTCCCGCGCGACGGGGCGGTGGTGGGACTCGGTGGAGGGGCGGCGACCGACCTCGCCGGTTTCGTCGCGGCGAGCTACCTGCGAGGAGTCGCCTTCTACACCCTGCCCACCACCCTGCTCGGCATGGTGGACGCGGCGGTGGGCGGCAAGACGGGCGTGAACCTGCCCGAGGGCAAGAACTTGGTGGGCGCCTTCTGGCCCCCGGGGGCGGTGTGGTGCGACACGGACACCCTCGCCACCTTGCCCCCCGCCGTCTTCGCGGAGGGCGCCGCCGAGGCGTACAAGCACGGCCTGATCGCCGACCCGACCCTGCTGCCCCGCGTCCTGTCCCCCGACTTCCGCCCGGGTGGGCCGGGCCTGGAGGACACCCTCGCCGACGCCATCGCCGTGAAGGCCGGCGTGGTGACGCGCGACCTGACGGAGCGGGGCGAGCGGGCCTTCCTGAACTTCGGGCACACGCTGGCGCACGCGCTGGAAGCGGTGACGGATCACGGCGTCACCCACGGTGAGGCGGTCGGGTACGGGATGCACTACGCGGCCCTTCTCAGCCGTGCCCTCGGCGGGGCGGACCTGACCCGGCACACCCTCGCCTTCCTCGGCTGGCAAAACCCCCAGCCCCTCCCCTCCCTCACCTTCGAGGACGTGTGGCCCTACATGGCCCGCGACAAGAAGGCCGACTCGGAGGGCGTGCGCTTCGTGCTGCTGCATGATCTGGCCCGGCCCTACCTGGCGCGGGTGCCGGGAGAGGTGCTGCGGCGGGAGTTCGGGGTGTGGCGCGAAGACGTGGCGGCCAGGGTGCCGCCTGTGGGGTACGGTGGGGCATGA
- a CDS encoding ATP-binding cassette domain-containing protein — protein sequence MTGQARDRARGEEAATSRERPLVDLRGVAVRAGGRTLLEDVTLRLLPGEALRLSGPNGGGKTTLLRLLAGEVAPVQGERMYGLGGRISRAAVRARRTLSVVGPDAEAFYLTRDWAQTVRDVLLAAFEGDTLRLWEPTPEALGRLEEVAALTDLTPLLDRDFRTLSHGQRRRAVLGRALMPRPEALLLDEFTDGLSAGAREGLGRVLRDVHASGVAVVLATHRPEEAPGLPWRTLRVEGGRVLNGEPERGNTLSGITLPPPPGSGDLVRLRDVRVYRNGHLALGPLSWTWAAGQHWLVTGENGSGKSTLARLIAGELHPALGGTVERPFLRRDLLTERRRTVGLVGAEVGVRQRREWTGREVIGSAWGGTEGFASGLPPEQAARVEHLAAHLDVTDLLDRSADTLSQGQLRRLLLARAAAHAPRLLLLDEGLDFLDADSRARFLALLPDLARGGTHVMVIAHRAADAPPGLTHHLHLEGGRVAAGGPL from the coding sequence ATGACGGGTCAGGCGAGGGACAGGGCGCGGGGGGAAGAGGCGGCCACGAGCCGGGAGAGGCCCCTGGTGGACCTGCGTGGGGTCGCCGTCCGGGCGGGTGGACGGACCCTGTTGGAGGACGTGACGCTGCGGCTCCTTCCGGGTGAGGCGCTGCGGTTGAGCGGGCCCAACGGCGGCGGCAAGACCACGTTGCTGCGGCTGCTGGCGGGCGAGGTGGCGCCCGTGCAGGGCGAGCGGATGTACGGGCTGGGCGGCAGGATCAGCCGGGCGGCGGTGCGGGCGCGGCGCACCCTCTCGGTCGTCGGCCCCGACGCCGAGGCCTTCTACCTGACGCGGGACTGGGCACAGACCGTGCGGGATGTGCTGCTGGCGGCCTTCGAAGGAGACACCTTGCGACTGTGGGAGCCCACGCCGGAAGCGCTGGGGCGCCTGGAGGAGGTCGCGGCCCTGACCGACCTCACGCCGCTGCTGGACCGTGATTTCCGCACCCTCAGCCACGGGCAGAGGCGCCGCGCCGTGCTGGGCCGCGCGCTGATGCCCCGCCCGGAGGCCCTGCTGCTCGACGAGTTCACGGATGGGCTGAGTGCCGGGGCGCGCGAGGGGCTGGGGCGGGTGCTGCGGGACGTTCACGCCTCGGGGGTCGCCGTCGTCCTCGCGACCCACCGCCCGGAGGAGGCGCCGGGGCTGCCCTGGCGCACCCTGCGGGTGGAGGGGGGCCGTGTGCTGAACGGGGAACCGGAGCGGGGGAACACCCTTTCAGGCATCACCCTGCCCCCACCGCCCGGCTCGGGTGACCTCGTGCGGCTGCGGGACGTGCGGGTGTACCGCAATGGGCATCTGGCGCTCGGCCCGCTCTCGTGGACCTGGGCGGCGGGGCAGCACTGGCTGGTGACCGGGGAGAACGGCAGCGGCAAGAGCACGCTCGCGCGCCTGATCGCCGGGGAACTCCACCCCGCGCTGGGGGGGACGGTGGAGCGCCCCTTCCTGCGCCGCGACCTGCTGACCGAACGCCGCCGCACGGTCGGCCTCGTCGGGGCGGAGGTCGGCGTTCGGCAGCGGCGCGAGTGGACGGGCCGGGAGGTGATCGGCAGCGCGTGGGGCGGCACGGAGGGGTTCGCGTCTGGCCTCCCGCCCGAGCAGGCGGCGCGGGTGGAGCACTTGGCCGCGCACCTCGACGTGACGGACCTGCTGGACCGCAGCGCCGATACGCTCTCCCAGGGACAGCTCCGGCGCCTGCTGCTGGCCCGTGCCGCCGCGCATGCACCCCGCCTCCTCCTCCTCGACGAGGGGCTGGACTTTCTGGACGCGGATTCCCGCGCCCGCTTCCTGGCGCTGCTGCCGGACCTTGCGCGGGGCGGCACCCACGTTATGGTGATCGCCCACCGGGCCGCGGACGCGCCACCGGGGCTGACCCACCACCTCCACCTGGAGGGCGGGCGGGTGGCCGCCGGGGGGCCGCTCTAG
- the rplM gene encoding 50S ribosomal protein L13 has product MKTFVPKNDEQNWVVVDAANVPLGRLATLIASRIRGKHRPDFTPNIIQGDFVVVLNAEKVVLTGGKLDGKIYTRYTGYQGGLKTETAREALKKHPERVIEHAVFGMLPKGRQGRAMHSRLKVYAGETHPHAAQKPQKLEVR; this is encoded by the coding sequence GTGAAAACCTTTGTTCCCAAGAACGACGAGCAGAACTGGGTCGTGGTGGACGCGGCGAACGTGCCGCTGGGCCGCCTCGCCACGCTGATCGCCAGCCGCATCCGCGGCAAGCACCGCCCCGACTTCACGCCCAACATCATCCAGGGCGACTTCGTGGTGGTGCTGAACGCCGAGAAGGTCGTGCTGACCGGCGGCAAGCTCGACGGCAAGATCTACACCCGCTACACGGGCTACCAGGGCGGCCTCAAGACTGAGACCGCGCGCGAGGCGCTGAAGAAGCACCCCGAGCGCGTGATCGAGCACGCGGTGTTTGGCATGCTGCCCAAGGGCCGCCAGGGCCGCGCGATGCATAGCCGCCTGAAGGTCTACGCGGGCGAGACGCACCCGCACGCCGCCCAGAAGCCCCAGAAACTCGAGGTCCGGTAA
- a CDS encoding shikimate kinase: MNGSGLIERPVTWVALAGFMGTGKSRVGWELSRALALHFVDTDKLITRVVGKSIPEVFAQEGESYFRACEAEVVRRVTRLDHAVVSLGGGTFIHEANRRTLLERGPVVVLWASPETVYQRTRHSDRPLLKTTDPLSRIRTLMDEREPHYRQGTIHVHSDGRPAEEIVEEVIERLWAWSDAQAAWSEAEAVGERASD, encoded by the coding sequence ATGAACGGGTCCGGCCTGATCGAGCGTCCCGTCACCTGGGTGGCGCTGGCGGGCTTCATGGGGACCGGGAAAAGCCGCGTCGGCTGGGAACTCTCGCGGGCGCTCGCGCTGCATTTTGTGGACACGGACAAGCTGATCACGCGGGTGGTCGGCAAGAGCATCCCCGAGGTCTTCGCGCAGGAGGGCGAGAGCTACTTCCGCGCCTGCGAGGCCGAGGTCGTCCGGCGCGTGACCCGCCTCGACCACGCCGTCGTGAGCCTGGGGGGCGGCACCTTTATCCATGAGGCGAACCGCCGCACCCTGCTGGAGCGCGGCCCGGTCGTGGTGCTGTGGGCGAGCCCCGAGACCGTCTACCAGCGCACCCGCCACAGCGACCGCCCGCTCCTCAAGACGACTGACCCCCTCTCGCGCATCCGCACCCTGATGGACGAGCGCGAGCCCCATTACCGCCAGGGCACCATCCACGTCCACAGTGACGGCCGCCCCGCCGAGGAGATCGTGGAGGAGGTTATCGAGCGTCTCTGGGCCTGGTCGGACGCGCAGGCCGCGTGGAGCGAGGCGGAAGCCGTGGGAGAACGTGCGTCGGATTGA
- a CDS encoding DinB family protein gives MITHLAFLFRRDLSRLREEVELYPDDASLWRVAPGITNSGGTLTLHLAGNLRWFIGQELGSVPYVRDRAAEFSRRDLPRADLLREVQATEEAVQAALAGLDEAALRRPPPSSFPGGPGSADTAFMLLSLSVHLSWHLGQINYHRRLLASPS, from the coding sequence ATGATCACCCACCTCGCTTTCCTCTTCCGGCGTGACTTGTCCCGGCTGCGCGAGGAGGTGGAGCTGTACCCGGACGACGCCTCGCTGTGGCGGGTGGCGCCGGGCATTACGAACTCGGGAGGGACCCTGACCCTGCATCTGGCGGGCAACCTGCGCTGGTTCATCGGGCAGGAACTGGGGAGCGTCCCCTACGTCCGCGACCGGGCCGCCGAGTTCAGCCGCCGGGATCTCCCGCGCGCCGACCTGCTGCGTGAGGTTCAGGCCACGGAGGAGGCCGTCCAGGCAGCGCTGGCTGGGCTGGACGAGGCCGCCCTGAGACGCCCGCCCCCATCCTCCTTCCCCGGCGGTCCCGGGAGCGCGGACACCGCCTTCATGCTGCTGTCGCTCTCGGTTCACCTGAGCTGGCACCTGGGCCAGATCAACTATCACCGCCGCCTGCTGGCCTCACCGTCCTGA
- the aroC gene encoding chorismate synthase: MRYLTAGESHGPQLTAIIEGLPSQVPLGKGDIDPWLRRRQGGYGRGRRMVIETDEAQILSGVRAGRTTGAPVTLAIENRDHRNWTEIMSPEPGGEPRKKALTDARPGHADLTGGIKYRHKDLRDVLERASARETAARVAVGSVALKLLSELGVEGANYVASLGGIETREPFSWDALGAIEESDLRTPDEDAAARMRERIDQAKRDGDTLGGILEVRFRGLPVGLGSYVHWDRKLDGRIAQACLSVQAMKGVEIGRAFENAVKPGSGVHDAVYYKDGSYARETNAAGGLEAGMTNGEELIVRVAMKPIATLMKPLPTVNVVTHEASDAARERSDTTAVPAAGVILQCVIGWVLADAMLEKFGGDTLPELQERVAAARAYARDY, translated from the coding sequence ATGAGGTATCTGACCGCCGGGGAGTCGCACGGGCCGCAACTGACGGCCATCATCGAGGGATTGCCGTCGCAGGTGCCGCTGGGCAAGGGTGACATCGACCCCTGGCTGCGGCGGCGGCAGGGCGGCTACGGGCGCGGGCGGCGCATGGTGATCGAGACGGACGAGGCGCAGATCCTGAGCGGGGTGCGCGCGGGCCGGACCACGGGCGCCCCCGTCACGCTGGCGATCGAGAACCGCGACCACCGCAACTGGACCGAGATCATGTCCCCCGAGCCGGGCGGCGAGCCCCGCAAAAAGGCCCTGACCGACGCCCGCCCCGGCCACGCCGACCTGACGGGCGGCATCAAATACCGCCACAAGGACCTGCGCGACGTGCTGGAACGGGCCTCGGCGCGGGAGACGGCGGCGCGGGTCGCGGTGGGGTCGGTGGCGCTCAAGCTCCTCTCGGAACTCGGCGTCGAGGGCGCGAACTACGTGGCGAGCCTGGGCGGGATCGAGACGCGGGAGCCCTTCTCGTGGGACGCGCTGGGGGCCATCGAGGAGTCCGACCTGCGGACCCCCGACGAGGACGCGGCGGCGCGGATGCGCGAGCGCATTGACCAGGCGAAGAGGGACGGGGACACCCTGGGCGGCATCCTGGAGGTGCGCTTCCGGGGGCTGCCCGTCGGCCTGGGGAGCTACGTCCACTGGGACCGCAAGCTCGACGGGCGCATTGCCCAGGCCTGCCTCAGCGTGCAGGCGATGAAGGGCGTGGAGATCGGGCGGGCCTTCGAGAACGCGGTGAAACCGGGCAGCGGCGTCCACGACGCGGTGTACTACAAAGACGGCTCCTACGCCCGCGAGACGAACGCGGCTGGCGGCCTGGAGGCGGGCATGACGAACGGCGAGGAACTCATCGTGCGCGTCGCCATGAAGCCCATCGCCACGCTGATGAAGCCGCTCCCGACAGTCAATGTGGTGACCCATGAGGCGTCCGACGCCGCCCGCGAGCGCAGCGACACGACCGCCGTGCCCGCCGCCGGGGTGATCCTCCAGTGCGTGATCGGCTGGGTCCTGGCCGACGCGATGCTGGAGAAGTTCGGGGGGGACACGTTGCCCGAGCTTCAGGAGCGGGTGGCGGCGGCGCGGGCCTACGCCCGTGACTACTGA
- a CDS encoding alpha/beta hydrolase — protein sequence MSWQPYAARPDSTVTGTLLQWEGVGDANHAPRTLLAWLPPSYADEPERHYPVVYFHDGQNVFDTATSYSGEWEADETLTRLAAEGIEAIAVGIPNGGERRFHEYSAAPNPELPETLGGGGADDYIRFLVNTVKPLVDSHFRTLRGPENTVVIGSSMGGLVSLHTLLTRPDVFGHAGVMSPAFWTAPVESFTRVQTSPTPTGRIWLDIGGREGPDEPERMRSYWQDAHAMRDLLLEKGMGERLRFVADPEGRHHESAWAARLPGALRFLLGGGRNGERFEQQTHRADWGISGLRRTGKATEFDCHPLRRERSCLRPAGGGRAVSVHPHSGQGGEGTSVVISCQQLDQSGGCRQQAGRPWRPEARSPEPDLRVRGSRREKRRTSTGEHQRSLFCPDATGRAEHHGSCIPGVHGRP from the coding sequence GTGAGCTGGCAGCCCTACGCGGCGAGGCCGGACAGCACGGTTACCGGCACACTCCTCCAGTGGGAGGGGGTGGGGGACGCGAACCACGCCCCGCGCACCCTGCTCGCCTGGCTGCCGCCTTCCTACGCGGACGAGCCGGAGCGCCACTACCCGGTCGTCTATTTCCACGACGGGCAGAACGTCTTCGACACGGCGACGAGCTACAGCGGCGAGTGGGAGGCCGACGAGACGCTGACCCGGCTGGCGGCGGAGGGAATCGAGGCCATCGCCGTCGGCATCCCCAACGGTGGCGAGCGGCGCTTCCACGAGTACAGCGCCGCGCCCAACCCGGAGTTGCCAGAGACGCTGGGCGGGGGCGGCGCGGACGACTACATCCGCTTCCTGGTCAACACCGTCAAGCCGCTGGTGGACAGCCACTTCCGCACCCTCCGAGGCCCGGAGAACACGGTCGTCATCGGCTCCAGCATGGGCGGCCTGGTCAGCCTGCACACCCTGCTCACCCGCCCGGACGTGTTCGGCCACGCCGGGGTGATGAGCCCGGCCTTCTGGACGGCTCCGGTCGAATCCTTCACCCGCGTGCAGACCAGCCCCACCCCCACGGGGCGCATCTGGCTCGACATCGGCGGGCGGGAAGGCCCCGACGAGCCCGAGCGGATGCGCTCCTACTGGCAGGACGCCCACGCCATGCGCGACCTGCTGCTGGAAAAGGGCATGGGCGAGAGATTGCGCTTCGTCGCGGACCCGGAGGGCAGGCACCACGAGAGCGCGTGGGCAGCAAGGTTGCCGGGGGCGCTCAGGTTTTTGCTGGGGGGCGGGCGAAATGGCGAGCGGTTTGAGCAACAAACTCACCGGGCAGATTGGGGAATTTCTGGTCTGCGCCGAACTGGGAAGGCAACTGAATTTGATTGCCACCCCCTTCGCCGGGAACGTTCCTGCCTTCGACCTGCTGGTGGCGGACGAGCAGTGTCGGTCCATCCCCATTCAGGTCAAGGCGGCGAGGGGACCTCAGTGGTTATCTCCTGCCAACAATTGGATCAATCTGGAGGTTGTCGGCAACAGGCAGGTAGACCATGGCGACCGGAAGCTCGATCACCCGAACCTGATCTACGTGTTCGTGGCTCTCGCAGAGAAAAACGCCGTACAAGCACAGGAGAGCACCAAAGATCGCTTTTTTGTCCTGACGCAACAGGACGTGCAGAACATCATGGCTCCTGCATACCGGGCGTACATGGAAGGCCGTAA
- a CDS encoding secretin N-terminal domain-containing protein, which translates to MKRYALLLSAALGMAAAQTTKPVSPSSIPATPGASGVTTAARLADAGLTSANVSFDLRRSGSDLSSMLVALAKSAGYDIILEPDVDALLQGGSTASPGAAGSGTAGTRVTYNFVNRPFNEVWPLVLDIYGLSYETLRLGDKPVLRVSAKPIQKIVTLPRALSAALVERQLKLSFGSVKGSAQGTANTAQGATASPAEDIALDSPTMRIVAEPSSNSVIIRGTNQEVAQVERLLSQIVAAQPPALQAPAPVTPPQDVQRIYTVKGTQADVTSLLAAQYPALKVTPVGQTGRVVLTGPQAQIDAAMGLLGQVDLPAPATPTAPPVATGRSIYTVKGQQADISALLGAQYPELKVTPVGQTGQLILTGPQPQLDAALSLLGQVDRPAPSPQATVQRVFQLVNASAEEVKATLEGTLARDLTPATPPLANVPVNATDANGNAVTVTVPTNQTSAAGANADAQAKQAAGAAAQAAQNTGGATIIADKRTNSLIVRGTAQQVGQIADLIPQLDQVVPQINVQVRIQEITETAARSLGVDWKVAVGGFNIKMGSGGLGAAFDPTQSLVGFNIFPTLTALENQGLTKRVYDGNITMQSGQRSLGTGTSAQNASANAAASIKSGGRLEINIPSSSGNIIRQIDYGLNLDFFDPQVAPDGTVTLRVRGQVNNIAGALPTTSVPNLLNFTNSEAQSSITFKSGQTVLMSGLLGTSESRTNDGVPFLSSLPIIGAAFGKQSTTRTQTQLLVIITGSVVK; encoded by the coding sequence ATGAAGAGATACGCCCTCCTGCTCTCCGCCGCGCTCGGCATGGCCGCCGCGCAGACCACGAAGCCCGTCAGCCCCAGCTCCATCCCCGCCACGCCCGGCGCGTCCGGGGTCACGACCGCCGCCCGCCTGGCCGACGCCGGGCTGACGAGCGCGAACGTCTCCTTCGACCTGCGGCGCTCGGGCAGCGACCTGTCCTCCATGCTGGTGGCCCTCGCCAAGAGTGCCGGGTACGACATCATCCTCGAACCTGACGTGGACGCCCTTCTCCAGGGGGGCAGCACGGCGTCCCCGGGCGCGGCGGGCAGTGGCACGGCGGGCACGCGGGTCACATACAACTTCGTGAACCGGCCCTTCAACGAGGTCTGGCCGCTGGTCCTCGACATCTACGGCCTGAGCTACGAGACGCTCCGACTGGGCGACAAGCCCGTGCTGCGGGTGAGCGCCAAACCCATCCAGAAAATCGTCACATTGCCCAGGGCGCTGAGCGCGGCCCTCGTCGAGCGGCAGCTCAAGCTGTCTTTCGGGAGCGTGAAGGGCAGCGCGCAGGGGACCGCGAACACCGCTCAGGGCGCCACTGCAAGCCCCGCTGAGGACATCGCGCTCGATTCCCCCACCATGCGGATCGTCGCCGAGCCCTCCTCGAACAGCGTCATCATCCGGGGCACGAACCAGGAGGTCGCGCAGGTCGAGCGGCTGCTCTCCCAGATCGTCGCCGCGCAGCCCCCGGCCCTCCAGGCCCCCGCCCCCGTCACGCCGCCGCAGGACGTGCAGCGCATCTACACCGTCAAGGGCACGCAGGCGGACGTGACCTCGCTGCTCGCCGCGCAGTACCCCGCCCTCAAGGTCACGCCCGTGGGGCAGACGGGGCGTGTGGTCCTCACCGGGCCGCAGGCGCAGATCGACGCGGCAATGGGGCTGCTGGGCCAGGTGGACCTGCCCGCCCCCGCCACGCCCACGGCGCCGCCCGTCGCCACCGGGCGCAGCATCTACACCGTCAAGGGTCAGCAGGCGGATATCTCGGCGCTCCTCGGCGCTCAATACCCTGAACTCAAGGTCACGCCCGTGGGGCAGACCGGGCAACTCATTCTGACGGGGCCGCAGCCGCAGCTCGACGCGGCGCTGAGCCTCCTCGGGCAGGTGGACCGCCCGGCGCCCTCGCCCCAGGCGACGGTGCAGCGCGTCTTCCAGCTTGTGAACGCGAGTGCCGAGGAGGTCAAGGCGACGCTGGAGGGCACGCTCGCCCGCGACCTGACGCCCGCCACCCCGCCGCTCGCCAACGTGCCCGTCAACGCCACCGACGCCAACGGCAACGCCGTCACGGTCACGGTCCCGACGAACCAGACGAGCGCGGCTGGGGCGAACGCCGACGCGCAGGCCAAGCAGGCGGCGGGGGCGGCCGCGCAGGCGGCGCAGAACACGGGCGGCGCCACGATCATCGCCGACAAGCGCACGAACAGCCTGATCGTGCGGGGCACCGCCCAGCAGGTGGGGCAGATCGCCGACCTGATCCCGCAGCTCGATCAGGTCGTCCCGCAGATCAACGTGCAGGTCCGCATCCAGGAGATCACCGAGACGGCGGCGCGCAGCCTGGGCGTGGACTGGAAGGTGGCCGTCGGGGGCTTCAACATCAAGATGGGCAGCGGGGGCCTGGGCGCCGCCTTCGACCCCACCCAGAGCCTCGTCGGCTTCAACATCTTCCCCACGCTGACCGCGCTGGAAAACCAGGGCCTGACCAAGCGGGTGTACGACGGCAACATCACCATGCAGAGCGGGCAGCGGTCCCTGGGCACCGGCACGAGCGCCCAGAACGCCTCGGCAAACGCGGCGGCGAGCATCAAGAGCGGCGGGCGGCTGGAGATCAACATCCCGTCGTCGAGCGGGAACATCATCCGGCAGATCGACTACGGCCTCAACCTCGACTTCTTCGATCCGCAGGTTGCGCCCGACGGCACCGTGACGCTGCGGGTGCGCGGGCAGGTCAACAACATCGCGGGGGCCCTACCCACCACCTCGGTGCCCAACCTCCTGAACTTCACCAACAGCGAGGCCCAGAGCAGCATCACCTTCAAGAGCGGCCAGACGGTCCTGATGAGCGGCCTGCTGGGCACCTCCGAGTCGCGCACGAACGACGGCGTGCCCTTCCTGAGCAGCCTGCCGATCATTGGGGCGGCGTTCGGCAAGCAGTCCACGACGCGCACCCAGACGCAACTGCTGGTCATCATCACCGGAAGCGTCGTGAAGTAA
- a CDS encoding HAD-IIB family hydrolase, with translation MTSRPSPAKAPPADLPLLLAFDLDGTLIPDQGRELPEATAGALSRLRGLGVRLAIITGRDTPPRPVREAMQPDAVATNNGGRIEIGGELHAEARFTPAELEAVLAHELEDARVVVFTPDTLYIDLPPGREPEPWMLARSFRPLAEAPREGVLKVGLYHPGVADLAARLRQSHPHLVLTGAQPPYTQFLTVTPVGAHKGAALALIAEALGIPLERTVAFGDSDNDEAMLELAGHAVQVGTLPLLAPHAHEQVASPGALGEYLNALADRLEGLG, from the coding sequence GTGACGAGCCGCCCGAGTCCTGCCAAAGCGCCCCCCGCCGACCTGCCCCTGCTGCTCGCTTTCGACCTCGACGGCACGCTGATCCCCGACCAGGGCCGCGAGTTGCCCGAGGCGACGGCGGGGGCGCTCTCCCGGCTGCGGGGGCTGGGCGTGCGGCTGGCGATTATCACCGGGCGCGACACGCCGCCCCGGCCCGTGCGCGAGGCCATGCAGCCCGACGCGGTCGCCACCAACAACGGCGGACGTATCGAGATCGGCGGCGAGCTGCACGCGGAGGCCCGCTTCACGCCCGCCGAGCTGGAGGCGGTGCTGGCCCACGAGCTGGAGGACGCCCGGGTGGTCGTGTTCACCCCGGATACCCTGTACATCGACCTCCCGCCCGGGCGGGAGCCGGAGCCCTGGATGCTCGCCCGCAGCTTCCGCCCGCTCGCGGAGGCCCCGCGCGAGGGCGTGCTGAAGGTGGGCCTCTACCACCCGGGCGTCGCGGACCTCGCCGCCCGCTTGCGCCAGAGCCACCCCCACCTCGTGCTGACGGGCGCGCAGCCGCCGTACACCCAGTTCCTGACGGTCACGCCCGTGGGCGCGCACAAGGGGGCCGCCCTCGCCCTGATCGCCGAGGCCCTGGGCATTCCGCTGGAGCGCACCGTCGCCTTCGGGGACAGCGACAACGACGAGGCGATGCTGGAACTCGCCGGGCACGCGGTCCAGGTCGGCACCCTGCCCCTGCTCGCCCCGCACGCGCACGAGCAGGTGGCCTCGCCGGGGGCGCTCGGGGAGTACCTGAACGCGCTCGCCGACCGGCTGGAGGGGCTGGGCTAG
- the rpsI gene encoding 30S ribosomal protein S9, which produces MATPEQFYGTGRRKAAVARVFLRPGEGRIVVNGKEFQVYFRGLLRAVHALQAFRETGTAGRYDVIITVAGGGPSGQADAIKLGIARALLKVNPDFRAQLKPRGLLTRDPREVERKKYGLKKARKAPQFSKR; this is translated from the coding sequence ATGGCTACCCCTGAACAGTTCTACGGCACGGGCCGCCGCAAGGCCGCCGTCGCCCGTGTGTTCCTGCGCCCCGGCGAAGGCCGCATTGTTGTTAACGGCAAGGAGTTCCAGGTCTACTTCCGCGGCCTGCTGCGCGCCGTCCACGCCCTCCAGGCGTTTCGCGAGACGGGCACCGCCGGGCGCTACGACGTGATCATCACCGTGGCGGGCGGCGGCCCCAGCGGTCAGGCCGACGCGATCAAGCTGGGCATTGCCCGCGCGCTGCTGAAGGTCAACCCCGACTTCCGCGCGCAGCTCAAGCCCCGCGGCCTGCTCACGCGCGACCCCCGCGAGGTCGAGCGCAAGAAGTACGGCCTGAAAAAGGCCCGCAAGGCCCCGCAGTTCAGCAAGCGCTGA